Proteins from one Aspergillus nidulans FGSC A4 chromosome VIII genomic window:
- a CDS encoding uncharacterized protein (transcript_id=CADANIAT00001688), producing the protein MASASLAESYHGSYHASCASDEDESSFLKRIRLLHWVRLGVSSLALGIAIAIIACEAVPYRHYRVTSSFENIGLYLWPLNLDIRPTIAILACGCVVAFLSLIFIVVALLPSPHSHIRRANLAAVATSSSGFVATLVSLVFAIYLPGSSYPKNFGNVETLHSWTCKWKASHNLPLGFSDESSETISPAPVHFARDCGATHAAFILLGILVGVEVIMGVAAGVGTWLELSVARRRGQEQYQLEKVETSFGFKR; encoded by the exons ATGGCCTCCGCATCATTGGCAGAATCCTACCACGGGTCTTACCACGCATCCTGCGCAtccgacgaggacgagtCGAGCTTTCTGAAAAGAATTCGTCTCCTCCACTGGGTTCGACTCGGCGTTTCGTCCCTTGCCCTGGGTATCGCTATCGCAATCATTGCCTGCGAGGCTGTGCCCTATCGTCACTATCGGGTGACATCCTCCTTCGAGAATATCGGACTCTACCTCTGGCCGTTAAACCTCGATATTCGCCcaaccatcgccatcctggCATGCGGATGCGTAGTTGCATTTCTGAGTCTGATTTTCATTGTCGTCGCTCTCTTACCATCT CCACACTCGCACATCCGTCGCGCAAACCTCGCCGCAGTAGCAACATCATCCTCAGGCTTCGTCGCTACACTCGTCTCCCTAGTCTTCGCAATTTACCTGCCCGGCTCCTCGTACCCTAAAAACTTCGGCAACGTCGAAACCCTCCATTCCTGGACGTGCAAGTGGAAGGCGTCCCACAACCTCCCGCTCGGTTTCTCCGATGAAAGCAGTGAAACGATCTCACCGGCGCCAGTACACTTTGCTCGAGATTGCGGTGCTACCCATGCAGCTTTTATCCTGCTTGGTATCCTTGTTGGAGTCGAGGTCATCATGGGCGTTGCGGCAGGAGTGGGGACTTGGCTTGAGTTGAGCGTCGCGAGGCGGCGTGGGCAGGAACAGTACCAACTTGAGAAGGTTGAGACGTCGTTTGGGTTTAAGAGGTGA